Below is a window of Humulus lupulus chromosome 9, drHumLupu1.1, whole genome shotgun sequence DNA.
CAAACAGGAACTTTCTCAGTGCCCCTCTTGCCTGGGTACAACAACACcattagagagaagaagaagaagaagaagatccctgGTTTGAATGAACCTCATGAAGCTGCAAAAGCCTCCTCGACCCAGGCGCCCCTTTACAGTGAAGAAGCATAATATCAGAACCCCAAGCTTGGATTGagttagatatataaatatatatatatatatgtctatatATCAGCCATGGTGGTGGTTTCAGTATCAGTATCAGTTTCTATATAATCCCCTAATGAAAAAATCTACGAATACTCATAGAGCCAGACCCATCACAAATCATTTTCAATTCGAAAATATACGTACAAATCATGCTATGCTGTAAACAACCATGGTGGTGTGATCATCTACAATAACAAACCCCATTGGAATCCTCTGAATCAGACAGAGTTGTTCGTCGCCGATTGTCTCCTCTGCTCTTCGCATCGTAAGTCACTTTCCTTCTTCCCGCCAAATTTCGATTCGATTTCGATACCCTTAAAATCACTTTCCTTCTCCACGTTTTGTCATAGCCCCAATTCAAACTAATTAATGCTATTTTTGTAAAGTACTCGTTAAAAAGATGGTATTTTACAAAACATTATAGATGACTGAGAGTTCTTTAGTATTTTTCAAGGAAGAAAAGCAAAAACAAAAGTATTGCCAAAAATATGAGGCCACCTCCATCTCTGCACTCTAGTTTCTTCTCCTCCCTTAAACAGGTCTCAGTTTTTGCTTTCTTTATTCTGTTTTATGCAAGTGTTCTCATTGATGTTTCTTCTTTTGATTTAAAACATTCTTTCTTTGACAGTCTATAACTATCACAGGTTGAGAAGAGACTCAAGTTGGAAGAACAACAATCACATCCACAACCAGAACCATCCACTCACAGTTTATCAACACAGTCATCACTAAGCTCACCTATATATCTCCAATTGAACCACTCAAACCACAACCAAGACTCTTCTACACTCCAAGAAAGCAGTGAACCTCCTCAACAATTTCTCTCATGTTCCCCTGAGTTCCTCCCAACACATCAAATCCCAATCCAGTCTAATGTTCCAGAGCTCCCCAAACCAGTCACTGAAACCCAATCTGACCCGGTTTGTGATATTGAAGGGTTGATTCAACTTCTGGGTTTGTCTGAAAATGGTGaagaaaggcaagaggaagcttcTTCTTGCCATTGTGAGAATGGGTTTTACTCAAAAATTGCTAAAGTGAAGGGGCCAAAATGTGCCAAGGAAGTGGAGAGGTTGGAGGGTTGGATTGACTACTTTTTGAATGGTGGGAACGATGGGGAGGAAAAGATTGAGCCTTTCAGGTTGTCACTTTTGCTTTTGGGAAAAGCTGCTTTTGTTTCTCAAGGTGCTGATGGTGGTTTTGGTGGCTTGGAGTTCCCATCAACTATTGAGGAATTTTTACTCAATGATCCTCCTCCAACAACGTAGGCCTTCATCTTCCATGAATTATTGCATACTGTGTTTTTATTCTTGTTTTGTTCTCCTTACTTTTCTGTGATTCATTTCTCTTTCGAACTTCTTAAATTAACTAGTGTAGAAGGGATTCACTATCAACTAGTTAGTGATTGTACTctttctttttcaagaataataATGTTATGTCAAGTGAAAAAATGTCACATTGCATGCtgtaaataaatgaataaagcATTCTTAAAAGTACTACAACAAGAGTTGTTTTTTCACTTCTCTAACTCTTCTTCTTGCTTTCAAGTTTCATTTTTGTGTAATTAGAATATGTTACGTGTACATTTAACATCCAGGAATGGAATTGGTAAAGCAGTATTATAATTTGTGAAGATGAATTTGATTGTAAACTCAAATTTGCATTGCTCTTGGATTAGTATTACATGGTGAAGTCTACAAAATGATTGTCACAATCCCTTTTTCTATACATCTGAGCTAAGAGCACAAAGCCTGAATCCTGACCTTAAAAGAACATTTCTATGCCATCAGACTAGTCTCTTGAAATACTAAATTTTAAGTTAAAATGAGGTAATATCAATGCACCaataggaaaagaaaagaaagacacTTTTTTTTGGCTAATAAACATTATTTCTCATACTCTTCATAGCTTTGAAAGCATTGTCACAACATCTTTTATGTTGGGACGATTTTCAGGATTTGAGCTGGTGCAGAGCAAGGCTAGTTTCAGCAGCTCTTCTAGTATTTCCTTCTCTTGTTTGGAGACATTCAAAACCAGCTCTGGGTCTAGAATTTGAAGCATCTTATCTCTTCCATTTTCAAGCGCTCTCTCCACTAGTTGGCGCAGACTGATAGGTATCCCACTCTCTTCAATAAATCCTGTTGGCCTTTGCTTCGTGAAAAACTCCATCACAATTATGCCGAAGCTGAACACATCCACCTTTGTTGTGACTTTACTCATATATGCGAATTCTGATGAGAATAGAGACATGTTTTAGTCAATTGATATTGATTAAAGCGATGAACTCCAATGATTAGAAGTTTAGAGATGGAAGAAATACAGATGAATTCAAATAAGTTGCAAATGCATACTACCCTTTAACCATTATTACTCTTCTACATagtcaatttatttattttcaaatgaAATTCCTGAATAAAGCAAGTATAAATTTGTTGTCATAACACCGTATTATAGTTCTTCTTAGATACCCTCATAAAAATGATACTAGCACTGCCAATCGCCTCTAAGTCTTCTGATTGGTACTCTACTACTCATGGAAGCATTAAATCTAATGGATAAAAGATGGAAGTCTGATTTATAATAGTTGGGTTGTGAAAGAGTTACCTGGTGCCATATACCCAACAGTGCCTTCGAAAGCTGATGATGATGAAATACTTCCATTTTGTTGATGAACACCAAGAATTCGAGCAGTTCCAAAATCACTCACATGGGCTACCCAATTTCCACCCAAGAGGATGTTGGAAGGTTTCAAATCACAGTGAACAATGGGAAAATCATGGCCAGAATGTAAGTATTCCAATGCATTGGCAATTGAAGTGCAAACATTGATTCTCTCTGATAATGTCCATCTTGATTGATCCACCCTATGGTTGTGAATGATGCTGTCCAAGTTCCCATTTTCCATGTATTCCAAAACTAAGGCCTTCAATTTTTCACTCTCCCAAGCATAGCCAAGTATCTTCACCAGATTCCTATGCCTTAGTTGGATCAGGGTCTTCATTTCTCTATAGAAGCACTTATCTGACTCAACAGAGAATTGCTTCAAGTTCAATCTCTTTATAGCTACAATCTTTTCATCTTCCATTTGGCCCTTGTAGACAGTGCTCAAACTGCTGGAACCTATCACATTGTCTTCACTAAAGAAAGTTGTAGCTATTTCTATATCCTTTCTATTGTACCTCTTGAGGGGCAACACCAAAGAGTTATCTGGTTCTGGATTCTCAACTTTCGTGGCTTTAGGAATCTTTGTGCACCAAAGAAGGCACAGAGCAGCTAACATGAGAATTAAAAGTAGAGCAACAGATCCAAGTGAAATGAGAATCACCACGGTTTTCTTTGATAACCGGTGTGAACCGGTCTGGCTGCACGCTTTCAGAAGTCTAGCTCCACAAAGGTTTGAATTCCCTGCCAAGCTTGATGTATTTAAGCTTTTGAAAATTCCAGCCTCGGGAACATGGCCGGCAAGGTGGTTGTAAGACAAGTTCAAGTGTATCAAGGTGGAAAAGTTGGAAAAACTCAAGGGGATGTTTCCCTCGAGCTGATTGTGAGAAAGGTCGAGAGATTTAAGGTGCTTCAAGCTGGCCAATTTTTCAGGTAGTTCACCATCTAAGCTATTACTTGAAAGGTTCAAGTTGGTAAGCAGGTCTATTCTAGCAAAAGCTTCCCCTGGAATTGGACCTGTGAGATTGTTGCTTGACAGATCAAGTGAAACTAAATTCTTGCATCCTTTGATGGAGTTGGGAATGATCTCGGTAAGTTTGTTATTCGACATGTCAATTTCCTGCACCATTTCCAACATGCCAAGCTCTTGTGGAACACTTCCTTCCAAGTGATTGAATGAAAGATTCAAATACATTTGCATGCCTTTTAGATTCGTGATCAGAGACGTGGGAATTGATCCCGAGAAATGGTTGTGGGAGAGATCCAAAACTGAAAGTCGACCATGACCTCCTAGGCTTCTAGGAATTGATCCGTTGAGCATGTTTTCATGAAGATATAATTCTGTAAGCCACTCAAGTTTTGAGATGGCATCTGGAATTGGACCTGTAAATCTGTTGCGCTGCAAAACGAGTATAGCAAGCTGTTTCAGCTCAGAAAATTGCTTTGGGATGCCACCTTCTAAATCATTGTCACGCAGAGAGAGACCTTGGAGTTGAGTGAGCTTAAAAAACTCTGGTGGAAGTTGTCCTGAAAAACTATTATCAGCAAGTGTCAGGGAAAAAAGGTTGGTTAAGTTACCAATCTCTGGT
It encodes the following:
- the LOC133801858 gene encoding uncharacterized protein LOC133801858, coding for MRPPPSLHSSFFSSLKQVEKRLKLEEQQSHPQPEPSTHSLSTQSSLSSPIYLQLNHSNHNQDSSTLQESSEPPQQFLSCSPEFLPTHQIPIQSNVPELPKPVTETQSDPVCDIEGLIQLLGLSENGEERQEEASSCHCENGFYSKIAKVKGPKCAKEVERLEGWIDYFLNGGNDGEEKIEPFRLSLLLLGKAAFVSQGADGGFGGLEFPSTIEEFLLNDPPPTTI
- the LOC133801856 gene encoding LRR receptor-like serine/threonine-protein kinase FLS2 encodes the protein MASLQRFRLNLIIITLGYYALVTFVLSTQTNLETEVEALKAFKSSVTSDPVGALADWKHASHHCNWSGIACDPISNRVVSISLVDKQLKGQISAFLGNLSSLQVLDLTQNSFTGSIPAQLGLCSQLSELTLYLNALSGHIPPQLGNLKNLQSLDLGANFLNGSIPESICNCTSLLAFGIIFNNLTGSIPSNIGSLINLQMFVAYGNSLVGSIPQSIGELGALQALDLSQNKLSGVLPLEIGNLSNLEYLELFENSFHGEIPPEIGRCKKLIFLELNTNKLTGGIPSELGELVHLEKLQLYGNRLNSTIPLSLFRLKSLFKLGLSENELTGTIPSELEHLRSLQILTLHSNKFRGKIPPSLTKLKNLTYLSMGNNFLTGELPSNIGLLHNLKNLSMPSTLLEGSIPSSITNCTKLLGIDLANNSFTGEIPQGLGQLQNLTYLILENNKMNGEVPDDLFDCSNLVKLALSGNSFSGSLKPDIGKLFNLQLFHASSNSFIGQIPPEIGNLTNLFSLTLADNSFSGQLPPEFFKLTQLQGLSLRDNDLEGGIPKQFSELKQLAILVLQRNRFTGPIPDAISKLEWLTELYLHENMLNGSIPRSLGGHGRLSVLDLSHNHFSGSIPTSLITNLKGMQMYLNLSFNHLEGSVPQELGMLEMVQEIDMSNNKLTEIIPNSIKGCKNLVSLDLSSNNLTGPIPGEAFARIDLLTNLNLSSNSLDGELPEKLASLKHLKSLDLSHNQLEGNIPLSFSNFSTLIHLNLSYNHLAGHVPEAGIFKSLNTSSLAGNSNLCGARLLKACSQTGSHRLSKKTVVILISLGSVALLLILMLAALCLLWCTKIPKATKVENPEPDNSLVLPLKRYNRKDIEIATTFFSEDNVIGSSSLSTVYKGQMEDEKIVAIKRLNLKQFSVESDKCFYREMKTLIQLRHRNLVKILGYAWESEKLKALVLEYMENGNLDSIIHNHRVDQSRWTLSERINVCTSIANALEYLHSGHDFPIVHCDLKPSNILLGGNWVAHVSDFGTARILGVHQQNGSISSSSAFEGTVGYMAPEFAYMSKVTTKVDVFSFGIIVMEFFTKQRPTGFIEESGIPISLRQLVERALENGRDKMLQILDPELVLNVSKQEKEILEELLKLALLCTSSNPENRPNIKDVVTMLSKL